The window GTCGGGAGGGATTAAAGGCGAGGGTGACCAGCCTCACCCTTGGCTCAGAGCTATCTTGATGAAGCCCTTCCTCCCCAGGATCTGCAGGGTCACCGGTCCGGGCCGGGCATCCAGGGACTCCGGGGGGCCTCCCACCGCTATCACTGCCACCTGGCCCCCACTCGGCTTGCCCAGCAGGTGAACGGCGCTGCTCTTCTCAGAGGACACCAGGCCTGCAACAAGAAAGAGGTACCagtgacatgggggggggggggggggggggggtagagacagacagacagacagactcgaagtggggggggaggaggagaggattcAACTCAAATTCTTGCTCTAGAGCATCAAGTCAGGGCAAAAGGAGAAAAGCCACCCTccaaggcagtgcatgcaggtcagaccaggaatccagacCCAGCCGGAGGGAAGCAAGGCATGCGGAGGgctgtgggagggggagggcagggggtaCAGGGACTGCCCCACCTGCACTCATTATGTAGTCTCTGAACAGCGGGACCTTGAACCAGAAGGGCAGCATCAGGAGGTGGGGCCTGAGCCCCGGGAAGAGCCGGGAGAAGCCCGTGGCCTCCGTGCAGAAGTTGCCAAAGGCTCCGGCCACCAGGACGCCGTGGGGGTGAAAGCCAAACACGTAATTCCGGGCCGGGTCCAGCTCTGCCGTCTTTACCAGCTgtgaagagaagaggaaaaaaaaaaaagtggtttccCCCCAGAGCCCAGCAGGACCCGAGTCTAGCCCTCGGCGGGCACCTCCGCTCCTTGCGCCCTACAGGCCGTGCAGAGGCCTCCCGAGGGCCACAGACATCATGGAGGCCACGCGGTCAGTGGAGAGGCCCACGAAAGCGACTCACGTGGAAGAGCGGAGCGTGGCCGCAGGTTTATAGTGAAACGGACCAGCACAATacgccccggggggggggggtggcgggcaCCATGATGCCACACTGTACTTACTAAATAGGGAGAAATATTAAGCCGGAAAGCGGGATCTCTTTTCCCTGCGACAGCTGAGACGCGGTCACAGAGAGACGCACACCCCtagcagctccctccctccctcccctcatcgCAGCACCGTCCCCAAGCCAACTCACCGTGATAGGAAAGTAATCCCGGAAGTACCGCCACACGGTCCAGTTCCTGGTCCACTCGGACCTCCGACCCCCCCAGGCTGGCGTGTCCCTGTCCAGGTACAGCCAGGCCAGGTAGAGGAGCCCCAGGTACCAGAAGTCACTCAGCAGGAGCAGGACGAAGAGGGCCAGGCAGCACTGGGCTGAGtacagggagagaaggagggctgGACATGTCAGA of the Rhinatrema bivittatum unplaced genomic scaffold, aRhiBiv1.1, whole genome shotgun sequence genome contains:
- the LOC115081556 gene encoding 2-acylglycerol O-acyltransferase 2-like (The sequence of the model RefSeq protein was modified relative to this genomic sequence to represent the inferred CDS: added 94 bases not found in genome assembly); protein product: MRIEFAPLRVPLGRRLQTLAVLQWVFSFLALAQCCLALFVLLLLSDFWYLGLLYLAWLYLDRDTPAWGGRRSEWTRNWTVWRYFRDYFPITLVKTAELDPARNYVFGFHPHGVLVAGAFGNFCTEATGFSRLFPGLRPHLLMLPFWFKVPLFRDYIMSAGLVSSEKSSAVHLLGKPSGGQVAVIAVGGPPESLDARPGPVTLQILGRKGFIKIALSQGAQLVPVFSFGENELFHQVENPPGSLIRLVQEKLQKVMGVALPLFHARGVFQYSFGLLPFRRPVHTVVGEPIPVTKSVNPTTEEIEALHETYLYHLTRLFETHKARYGIAENQHLNLV